The Arachis ipaensis cultivar K30076 chromosome B03, Araip1.1, whole genome shotgun sequence region ttttttcttcttctagtaAACTGTCATACTGGTCTTCAAAATTAATTTTGTGCATGAGTCAAATTGGTCCCACTTTTAGCCGTAGTCCTTCAAATTAACGAAGGTACATCAACATAGGTCCACTACTGCAAATTTTTCCTCAGATTAAGTTGGAGACTAATTTGACTCATGCTTGAAATTTGAGAAATCAGATTGAACATTCGAGGCCTCTTCTGTttggatttggatcttctaacttttgaattttactttaatgaaaagtgtgatctctcgtaatttattttataagtggGATCAAGAAAAAAATACGAAAGAAAGACTATTCAAGGGTGAGAGATGAAGCTTTATGttctaaagtaaaaatttaaaatttagaagatccaaattcCTTCCCCATTTAGCCGTTTTGTtgattttctttgctttttttcccagttttaatttgtttgtttatttttggGTTGATGTAGTTGGTTTTATCGGATCAAGCCTTCGGTGACTCACGAACCGTTCAAGGCTCGTGTTCCTTCTAACGAGAGACTTTTGAGCGAGTTCAGCCAATCCAACAGCACTACTAACCCAACTCAACTTCGATGGAAGCCTGTGGAAATTCCTGATTCGCCCACCGATTTCATTGATGGTTTGTTCACTGTTTGTGGTTCCGGCAGCTCCTTCATGCGCCATGGATATGCTATTCATATGTAATGTATCAAATTGATATCTTAATGCTATTCGGCggtgttttttctttctttgtttcattTTGTCGGAAACAAAATCTTTGGAGACCCAGATTAGTGGTTTACTCTAAAACAAAATTGATTGATGTGATAAGTGGATAGTGTGTATGCCGAAACTCAAATGTCAATACCCTTATGTTAATTTTCTCTGCCTTTCATTTAGTTTTCTGAATGTGGAGCTACTGTCAGAACCAGATAACATGTTTAGAGGGTCCACATTTATACTTGTTTCATTAAATGTTAGTGGAACGAGTAAACAAAATCATTTAGTTATTTCTTGTTAACATAATCAGTTACTGCTTTAGTTGAATAGTTAGTGTACTTTCTCTGTTCATAAACTCTTTCAACTTTGTTGTATTCATTGAATTGGTATATGAAATTCTGTTTTGGTAAGAATGACTGAAGAGTAGTCAAGAAACTGGTTCTATGTTCAGTTTATGTATTGAGCCAAATGAGTTCTTAAGTAATGTGCTATTTTTCCTTTGTCGTTAGTTATGCTGCCATGGATTGTTGCCCTGAACAATTATCCTGCAATTTTTCTccacttatgtaattttattgTAGCCTATGCAAAACATGAATAATGTTTGATATAGTAGATATTGGTGCAAGTTGTCATATTTGTGAATTATTCAAATTTTGAAGGTATTATTCACACTAATTATGTTGAGTGCAATATATATCTCATTTACAGGTACACTGCTAACAAATCCATGGACAAATGTGCCTTTTGCAATGCTGATGGAGACTTCTTAATTGTTCCCCAACAAGGAAGTAAGTGACAATTATACACATCTTGGTTGTTTTAGCTATGGAAGTTTGTTTTCAGCTACTTCTGTTGTGATGATGTGCTTTCATTATCATGCTTTTAGGGCCATACGATTTCCTAGTTGATCAGTGCTTTAGAAACCTAGGATTGATCTTTCCCTTTCATACAACAGAAGAAACATTGTTCTCTGTACTCTTTTAAGTCTTCATACTTGACTGCTAGGTTTAAATTATTTAGATTTCGTTACTATGATTCTGGGCATTCTGGCCATGGCAGTAtgaatatttttctttatttccaACATGAATTTGATTCTATTGTGGCTAATGTGGCCTGTTGCAATCCTGATGCAGTTTTGTTTTGGTCAAATTACATGAATCGGTATCATTCCATAATTGGGGGCTGCTGTAGTTGCAGTAGTAGTGTCCTGGTTGTGCGGCTCTGCAATTTGAATCTATAAAAGAAAATATCTAATTCAAGAGTAAATTTGGATGAAAAGTACTGCTCTTTAAAGGGATGGTGCAAATATCATCTTTATGGTTCTTTACAATGTATATTATTCCTGAATTATTTCGTCTATATTTTCTTTATGATACTTTATGTAGAATCTTATTATTAGAAGGAACCAAAGTTCTCAGTGTCACCATATTCCTGAATTCATCAATATCTTATTTGGAGTCTTGGCTAAATAATACAGGTTCCATGACAGCTAGAGTATTCTTTAAATAGTCCTTTATTAATGTCACTTCTTTTGTAGTATATGTTTCTAATGACCTTTGGCTGGTTTTGTAGGCCTCGTGATCACTACTGAGTGCGGAAGATTAAAAGTTTCGCCCGGTGAAATTGCTATATTACCTCAAGGCTTTCGTTTCACTGTGAATCTGCCCGATGGCCCATCCCGTGGCTATGTAGGTGAAATTTTCGGTACTCATTTTCGACTTCCGGATCTGGGACCAATAGGTAAAATCATCTATTGTGCCATTAAGAAATTTAAGTTAACATATCAATTGCTTACAAATTCATAatacacaaaattaaaaattgatctgctgtttttgttttttttaggtGCTAATGGTCTTGCATCTCCAAGGGATTTCCTTGTTCCTACAGCATGGTATGAAGATAAATTCAATCCTGGGTACACTATAGTGCAGAAGTTTGGTGGTGAACTATTTGTTGCAGTCCAGGATTTCTCTCCCTTCAATGTTGTTGCTTGGCATGGTAATTATGTTCCATATAAGGTGGGTTGCTCTTGTAGCAACATTGTTTCAAGAGAATGTTATCATTTCAATCTTCAACATGTTATTTCCAATTTTTTATGGGTAATAATAATTTGGGAAATCTTGTTTTTGCTTTGTAGTATGATCTAAACAAATTCTGCCCTTACAATACTGTTCTATTCGATCATAGTGATCCCTCAATAAACACTGGTACAATCTCTTTACTATTTTTTTCCCCAAGTTTTAGACTTTCCCTTAAACCACTTGTCTCTTTTTCTTCTGCCGGCTCCTCCCccctccttttctttcttttttctttgttgtgACAATTGTGTTGTATATGCAGTACTGACGGCACCATCGGATAAACCTGGGGTGGCATTGCTTGATTTTGTAATTTTCCCACCAAGATGGCTGGTTGCTGAGCACACCTTCCGTCCTCCATACTATCATCGCAATTGCATGAGTGAATTTATGGGCCTCGTTTATGGTGGCTATGAGGTAAATTAAGATCTAATTTAACTTTAGAGAGCCATCGGTTGATATCATAGAAACTACCACTTTTAAAGAAGAGTAAATGGTCAGTCCCCAACCACAGAAAATGGGAGAAGCATTAATCGATACTCCATAGGCTGGGATACCAAAAGGACTAATATGTTTCATCTTTTTTAGTATTTAGAACTGCACGTTAATTTATTTTGGTTAGGGATTGAATTTTCCCTAAAAAAAGACAAGAGTTAAGTGTTTAGTCTAAAATAATCTATTTTCATacatttctgtattttttttaaattattagaatattaaaaaatctgttttattttttattttttttttcccagCATTCTGAATCACCGGGCTTTACATCTGGTGATCATGAGGCAAAATTTTGTCTTTGTCTGTGACTAATACATTATACGAATTTGTTTTTTAAGGCTAAGGTCGATGGATTTCTTCCAGGCGGTGCAAGTCTTCATAATTGCATGACTCCGCATGGTCCTGATACGAAGTCGTATGAGGTATATATATGTCGTTTTCTTGTACCAAGATACTAGCTGTACTTATTATACATTGTcctgatatttatttatttattgatttattttgagtATTGAATCTTTTAACAAGGTATAAGATCGAGTAGCATAAGTATGCCAACCATCTATCCTTCTATCTATCTTATCTATCTATCTTATCTACATAAAAGTTAATACCTATATTTTCTTTTACCAAATATAtgaagactcgaacccgcaacctcttagatgagtatggggagattatgccatttgagctattattcaTTGGCTGATACCTATATTTTCTTGCAATTAGAGAATGACATCTCTTTTACTTATTCTATTATTGCCACATAAACTCTTTtgccaaattttaaatttatttttttaNNNNNNNNNNNNNNNNNNNNNNNNNNNNNNNNNNNNNNNNNNNNNNNNNNNNNNNNNNNNNNNNNNNNNNNNNNNNNNNNNNNNNNNNNNNNNNNNNNNNNNNNNNNNNNNNNNNNNNNNNNNNNNNNNNNNNNNNNNNNNNNNNNNNNNNNNNNNNNNNNtgtaatatactataaattttattACATTTGTTTTTTaagaactatatatatatatattgttttataACTTTATTATAAAACTCAAAATTCCTCTATTATCATTTTAATTATCTAaaaaatttttaccaaaaatttatAGTAGTTTTTCATACATTTTGCGAATCTAAATCTAGTTGTTATGAAACCCAGTTCAAGTGCAAAACTCAAGTCGCCCAATCTGGTGTGACTCTTCCGGGCCAtgttaattttttctttcttcttagaaAGAACTTCGTATCTGTTTTTTGCTTTTATCTCACCTCTTTGACATTCAACCAAACCCTTATCATTCAGTTTTGAACATCATAATCTGTTAATTGCTAATTATTTTTGGCATCTAATGATATTATttacattttaatattttatattttcatatatttattaattatcatgAACTAGTATCACGTCTAGGTCAATGACCTTTGATACCTATGATAACAACCAAAAGAGAAATGAATAATAATAACATGTATTGGTGCACTTACAGGCTACGATTGCACGTGGGAATAATGTAGGACCTTCAAAGATCACAGAAACAATGGCTTTTATGTTTGAATCGTGTTTGATACCCCGCATCACTCCATGGGCTCTACAATCACCATTCTTGGATCATGATTATTACCAGTGCTGGATTGGCCTCAGATCTCACTTTAATCAGAAATCTGAAGTCCCAAACCTGCAGAATAATGGAGAGTAGGGGATTCAAAAGGTTGTTGGTGACCCATACAAAACACACAAAGGTTGTTAGTGACAGAGAACAATACAGGCAGCCGAGGCTGGGTCCAGTGGCATTATCAACTGCCTCAGAGAGTTGCACAAAGGTTCGAATCCGGAGTAAGCTCAGGAAGTTATAGAACCCATAGTATTAATAGTGTGTGTATGTCTCTGTTTACAAATAAATGCGATAATATATAGTATTATTGTGTTTCACAATTCACTTACCTTTAGAAAAATAAATGTAAAAGCTTATAATAATGAAAAATGATCCACAACCAAGGGATTTATGCAAGTCAAATCAAGTAATTTTTCTTGTCGTTTTCTTTTGCGATCGTGGTTGTCATCACCGTCGGTGTTGCcgcttcttcctcctcctcttctttttcttttcttttcatttgaatttctttactttcttccttttCATTATCGTTATTGTTAGAAagtgaaacaaaaaaaattatgaaaaattaaaattaaaaaaaaaagataaaaaaaaaaagaaaagatgaagaagagaaagaagaagaattttaaattatgtaaaatttattaaaaaaataacactaaaattttttaacaataacATATAGATATCTTAGTTTTGACATCGAAACTTTAAACACATTTCAGTGTTATTTTTGTTTCCTGTAAGAATTCAATCCAATAAGAGTAAAtctacattcatttaactaaataaGATTGCAGTACATGTTTATTCAAGTCTAATATGAGAAATAATATTCCTAAAAGAAGATATAAGagcacaagaaaaaaaaaagaaaaaaagaagaataagaagcaaAAAAAATACCGCAATAACGAAGAGATTTATGTGTTTTTAAACAAAATTTCGATGTTAAAATTATGAAATTTCGGTGCTATTTTTATTTATGGTAAGAATTCAATCAAATAAGTGTAATTCAAAAAATTTCTATGTCACGTTATAAAAATTTCTGTATTATTTTCTGATAAATTTTGCATCACTCAAAACTCATCCtcccttttttcttctttgttattatcattattttctttttttttttaatttcaacttctcataatttttttgttttttcctagtaacaagaataaaaataagaaaaagagaagaaaaaatcaaacaaaaaaaagaagacaTATATAATGCACAAAAATCACtaaaaagagggaaaaaaaaaagaaaaaatacagcaataaataataaaagaactatgATGACAAACAAAtatgtgaagaagaagaagaaaaagaacgaAAAGAAGAAGagcacaaagaaaaataaaaagaagcacAGGATATGAAAATGTAACATGTTCATATGCAAGGTAGCATGTTCATATGCGCTAAAATTCGTTTTTATTGGACTTGAACCAATTTGGTTGGACTTAGTtgccaaaaataattaaatgtgtAGCATCACTCTATAATAATATACGGGTTGAGCCATTATGCCAATGAAAAGGCAATTAATTAGCCAATTGTCAATTATAAATATTTAGTTTCTATAATTATGTAAATTTATTTTCTCACCTTTAATCCAAAATAATTTTCTCATTGTTCACTCTCTCCTTTGCTTCCATTATTCTCGCACCCCGAAAATAATAATTTCTGAGTAAATAGTTATTGTGGCACTTcaaagattttgattttgacaaAACGATACTCAAAACATGATAATAACAAAATAactcttaaaaaatattttttgtttaataaaaTGACCTAAAAATTTATATAGTTAATTTATCTAGtcattgttaatttttttttataaaagtactAATTTATTCTTACCTTCTATGAAATTACTTATTTATCCCCTCATTCTCTTATCGCTATTATCCATCATCATTTTTTCCACCCCTTCAACACTATACCTATATCTAAGTCCACCTCCTTTGTCACCCCCACCTCCACTTCCACGACCAATACCACAACCCCAATCTCCACTTAACTTACTACTCCTACCTCTAATCCCTGTCACTATACACAGCATTACAGCAGTCACACTCCACAAATCCTAAATCACTCTCTCATTCACCATTCATTATTTATAGTGCCTCCATTCTCTATTTACATCAACCATCACTCATCACTTTTCTCTTCTCTCACACACTCAAGTCTAACACAATGTCCACCATTCACAGTACCTCAAGCTCTTACTCTGCTGTCTGTGATTTTCTGCGCTTGGAGTTTTGTTGTCTGCATTTCACTGCACCTCAAGCTCCGCCGTCTGTGATTTACTGTGCCTTAAGCTCTATTGTCATCTCGTCTCGTGAGTTCTACAACCATCAAGTCTCATGTCTTTGATCTTCCTTCTCCTCCAGCATTGTCGCCTTCATTTGTTTGTGACTGACACACCGTCTTCTTCTCTGAGTTATGTGGTGTTGTCGTCCTCTTCACCAATCCCTGCCCTTCGTGGTACCATTTCTGCttctatattttttgtttttttttggtgTCCATGTATTCCTTGATAATAATTCTTCCGTTAGTGCTAAAATTTGTTCCTTCAAACAGTTATTAATTTATATCACACATATTTTTTTTGGTCATGTGCACTCTTGTCTTCAAACACCACTCCTGTGAGAAGGATACCTAAAAAGGGAACTTCAGGCCAGATCCTCATCAGGCTCCCATGGACCCCGCAAGGCCTCGCAGAACGAATAGGCCTCGCAGAACGAATCACTCGATATCAAGCCGCATGCATATGACAATTGTATGTAtgtaacactacaagaaaaacacccattcaggtacacttaaaaagtgtagccaaaagtaaaaaaaaaatgatgccttagactacggctacgctttctgggctacggctacgctttttatggtgattcctattcggccgttgcctattctcaaaggctacgcttttctgcaccaagggctacgcttttggcgtttgggaatagggtaCGCTTTTTAAGTGATGTTGTCcaagaccaaaggctacgcttttcagctttcatttttgccagaataggctacgcttttcaacactACTGCATCACctataaagcgtagccacattgtataccatggctactttttataagtgtagccttagatccctcattgttttttttattttctatatatatatatataatattctaataattttttgtacaatataatatttaataatatgattacatatataattctgtatttttaattaaatgagttaaatcttataaaataaaaataaaaataaatacacaattatactaaattaaaaaatattctagCAAAGCATAGTAAATACATTCTAAAGATTCACAAGCATTATAATGATATAGTATATTAGTACATAAAACAATAGATCcaactatccaattgaacaaTCATTCAACAATAGAGAAAAAAATGAAACATGTCTAAAGTCTAAACTACTAATTTCCATGTATCAATGAATATAAAGAGGATTACAAATTaagtctaaaattaaaataaataaaagaaaagagaataaacaAAGACTTTAGTGCCCTGAGTACTAAGTTCCTATCAGTTGTATGTGCCTGAAAATCATTTGAACATACCCCACAAAGAAAGAGGATTTTTTTGTTGGAGCCACTTATGTTGCCTGCTAGTGCCTTTACAAAGTGCTGAATAAATTCAGAGTGCCCTTCATAAGTGGCGGCAGTAATGAGATTACCATCCACCACTGTTGCTAGTGTCTGGTTCAACCCAATAAGCACCAGAGGCAACCGGTGCTGGTTTAACAGGAGGAAAAGCGGTAAACTTGTGATCTTTAGCTACACCTGCAGCCGCCAGAATCAACTGTCTGAGGCAAATGGAAGTAAGTGCTTTTCCAGAACTGAAAAGCTTGATCACCAGTGCCACAAGAGGATCATGAGCAAGATACTCTGGCGCTCTTCCACCCAGTAACATCACCCTGTCATAGTTTGCAGCATCAATTGAAGTCTGGTGGGAAGATATGCATATAGAAAAATTAGGAATAAGGTAGAAAAACTAAAGCAAAAGTGTCAATGCACATTGGTTATCTCTATAAAGCAATTAAATAAATCAATGCAGATCAATTAAATAAGTGCCGTATCTGAAATAATGAACAAGCCATAAACTAAAGGTATAGTTCTGATCAAGCCCAGAAAAatataagttaataacaagaaattagccTTATTAACCAAAGCTGGAAGTTCAGAAGAAACAGAATAAAAGTCTGCATATATATCAGCAGGTAGGAATATTCACAAAGATCACAATAAAAGTCTGCATATATATCAAAGCTGCAACTGAACTGAAAGATACCACTTCAAAGTGATTTCAAATTCAGAAGCAATAATATTCACAAAAGAGAAAAGTACACTCATGCCACTCAAAACAAATTGCTGTCAATCAGAAATTCAATATTCTTCCTTTAATCTTCTTTTGAATGATTTTCAATGGTTATAGCCTCCTCAACAAAAAGGATAAAAAAGATCTCTCTTCTCCACAAGTTCAGATCAAATGCAGATTGACTGAATTGTATTCAGAATAATTCTTCCATCAGACAAAGTACCTTGAAGGATGATTTTGTATTGATGAGACAGCAGAAGGGAAGTTACCAACAAATTTTACTCGATCACCTGCAAATTATTTAAGCCTCATGTTAACCTTTAGGTGCTATGCAATATGTACAATAGGAAGTAAATTTGGAGATAGTTGCTCAATTTTTAACAACAAAACAGCACACCTGTTTTAATAGTAGTGCCTTTTGATGAAGCAGTAGAAACCTCCTGCTTCAGCATAGCCTGAGAACTTATTGTGGATCCACCCACAATTTCAGCATCAACACTAGAAGCTGGTTTACTATGTTTTAAAGAAGCAGCATGTGTACTTCTCTTGGCCAACACAGATGGTCGTTCAGGCTTTGAACTTTCTTTAGCAGAATCAACTTCCTTTGATGGAGTTCCCTGAAATATCAATCACAtaacaaaaattattattattctgtTTATATTAACAGcgatttaggaagaaatcatctCAACAATACAAACAGATAATAAGAAGTAGCAAAAGAATATCTGAGAAAACGTACACCAGGTAGTGAAAGGGAATCCACAATTAGTAGCCTTGCACCAAAATGCTTTGCAAGTGCCTTGGCAAGAGTCTCCTAATATATATCCGAACCTACACAGGAATCGCATAATGAGAGCACTTCTTGATTGCGcgatttaggaagaaatcatctCAACAATACAAACAGATAATAAGAAGTAGCAAAAGAATATCTGAGAAAACGTACACCAGGTAGTGAAAGGGAATCCACAATTAGTAGCCTTGCACCAAAATGCTTTGCAAGTGCCTTGGCAAGAGTCTCCTGATATATATCCGAACCTACACAGGAATCGCTTAATGAGAGCACTTCTTGATTGCAGAAAGGGGAAaacaaagcattaacaagaatGAAGGAACTACCTGCAACTAAATAGAATAAGGCTAATAAGGCTAATTTCTTGTTTGGTTACTTACTTCAACTGAGATAAAATCTGAATTATATATCAGCAAAAAAACCACAAGAGAAGGGCAGGTCAAAAAGTCTATACTTGTTAACAATAATTTAGAAACAAGTTAATCAGATTTATATTTTGTAACTCATTAACATAGATATATCTAACTGATTTGGATATCTATGTGCACAAAATTTGCCAAGAAGAATTGAGAATGATAGAACTACTGGCATCCATATTTGGAACGGATGTACAGCTAAAGAAGTGCACAAATAATATTCTAAATACACTTAACTCAGTTTCTTATATGACATATTTAATTACTAGTTATAAAACAGAAGAGAATTAAGTGCATTTGTATGCCAAACTATTAAAAAAGCATACACTTAttactttttattactttttagtttaatttttttatgtattacTATTAAAAGGCAAGAAAATATATGTATAGATATAAGACCATTGAATAATTGAAACTATTAAAACATATGTCCTCATATCACTCACTCTCTAGCAAGCTCTACATAAGACCATGCACCATCCTTTAGCTTCTCATCCAATCATAATccaaaacaaattaaattaatttacacACAAATCAAATTAAAACACATGGAATTAGTTAACAGATAGAGTGAAGAGGAAGTACCTATCATAAATTTGAACCTGTTACATCATGGACACCATTCTTTGCTGATCAACTTCTGGAAGTGATTCCAAACCAGTTAACATGCTCTTAtccatgattcaattcaattcaactcaACCTAGTGTTCTTCATTCACATTAATCAAATATATCACACACCTCAAGCAATTATAGTACATCCACTTCAATCtcgttaattaaaataaaatagtaataaaacGACCTGTGGAGACGGAATCTCTGGACCAAGACAGAGGGAGCAAAGGCAACCGGggagtttggagaagaaactCAAACCCCAGGAACAAAATTAAAACCAGTTAACTAACAATAATATAGGATGAAATAATCACAAACAGCACAATATAATCACAATTAAGTCACAAAAGCACAAAGAACAGCAGCACAGCAGCATATTTACAATTAATAATCACAAACAGCAGTAAGAGCTAATCAACAATCAATTAATCAatgaatgaaaaattgaaaacataAAACATTCaagaataattcaaagatcaataaCCCTTAGGAACAGAGCAAAAAACCGAACAATGTCATTACACTATTACAGTGAGCCACGAACAGAGCATGGACCTTCGAAGACGGCGAGCTGGCGACAAACACTACAAAGGACGACGGCGAAGAACTGCGAAACGGGACTGGAAAGAAAACATTGGCGAACGAGGGATCGAGGGACCTCGAGAACGATGAACCTAGTGGCGATCTTGAGCGCGACGAGCGGCGACGGTGAGATTTATGGCGGCGCGGTGGAGGCTAGGGTTTTCACAACCTTACAAGGAAGAGCTGCGAGATGGATGAACGGCGGCAGAGCACGACTAAGAACGATGAGCAGACGAGTGAGACGGTGACAGTGGCGCACGATGAAGGAGGGCACAATGACGGGGAGATTGAAGAAGCGGCTAGGGTTTTGTTATTTGGTGCTCTGGTAGGAAGGAAGGAATGACGAAGATAGAGTGCAGGGCTTCGATGAtgagaagaaataaaaagaaacaaaaaaaattcactaAGTGTCCTGTACATGTGTATTTGGCATTTTTACATTAGGCAGCGCTTTTAAAGCGTATCCAAAACTTAACAAATATGCTACTCTTTAAAAGTGTTTCCTTTGGTATGAAAATTGTATTTATAGATATCAACataaggctacgctttataagtgatttctataatacctaaggctacgctttttaaatgatgccacatttgtgtatccttttctcttataaaaaggcaacacggagaaaagcgtagcctattctatgaataggctacgcttttcaaatgtagcttaaaaaaagtgtggctgaatgggtatttttcttgtagtgtaaattGGTATGCGTGATCTTACCAACACTAATGCATTAGATGTCATCAAAACCCCGCAATTAAATCAATTTATTGTATTGACCttgtttgttaaaaaaaaaattccataATTAAGCGTGTTTGGATGAGAGTAGTACTTGAATGGGTGACCTCATATAAAATCCTTGTGTTGCACCTGTTTTTCTTTTTGGTCATGAACAATCTTAGTCTTTAAACACCCCTCCGAAGAGGAGGATATCGAAAATCGGGGTTCCATGGCCAGATCCTCACCAGGCTCTCTGGGGGCCACAATGCCTTGCTGATTGAATTACTTGATGTCGGATCGCATGC contains the following coding sequences:
- the LOC107630250 gene encoding homogentisate 1,2-dioxygenase translates to MEESKASGDFQYLSGFGNHLSSEALVGALPADQNSPLICPYGLYAEQISGTSFTTPRSHNLFSWFYRIKPSVTHEPFKARVPSNERLLSEFSQSNSTTNPTQLRWKPVEIPDSPTDFIDGLFTVCGSGSSFMRHGYAIHMYTANKSMDKCAFCNADGDFLIVPQQGSLVITTECGRLKVSPGEIAILPQGFRFTVNLPDGPSRGYVGEIFGTHFRLPDLGPIGANGLASPRDFLVPTAWYEDKFNPGYTIVQKFGGELFVAVQDFSPFNVVAWHGNYVPYKYDLNKFCPYNTVLFDHSDPSINTVLTAPSDKPGVALLDFVIFPPRWLVAEHTFRPPYYHRNCMSEFMGLVYGGYEAKVDGFLPGGASLHNCMTPHGPDTKSYEATIARGNNVGPSKITETMAFMFESCLIPRITPWALQSPFLDHDYYQCWIGLRSHFNQKSEVPNLQNNGE
- the LOC107630249 gene encoding uncharacterized protein LOC107630249 isoform X1, which encodes MIVAGSDIYQETLAKALAKHFGARLLIVDSLSLPGGTPSKEVDSAKESSKPERPSVLAKRSTHAASLKHSKPASSVDAEIVGGSTISSQAMLKQEVSTASSKGTTIKTGDRVKFVGNFPSAVSSIQNHPSRVMLLGGRAPEYLAHDPLVALVIKLFSSGKALTSICLRQLILAAAGVAKDHKFTAFPPVKPAPVASGAYWVEPDTSNSGGW
- the LOC107630249 gene encoding uncharacterized protein LOC107630249 isoform X2, producing the protein MIGSDIYQETLAKALAKHFGARLLIVDSLSLPGGTPSKEVDSAKESSKPERPSVLAKRSTHAASLKHSKPASSVDAEIVGGSTISSQAMLKQEVSTASSKGTTIKTGDRVKFVGNFPSAVSSIQNHPSRVMLLGGRAPEYLAHDPLVALVIKLFSSGKALTSICLRQLILAAAGVAKDHKFTAFPPVKPAPVASGAYWVEPDTSNSGGW
- the LOC107630249 gene encoding uncharacterized protein LOC107630249 isoform X3; translation: MIVAGSDIYQETLAKALAKHFGARLLIVDSLSLPGGTPSKEVDSAKESSKPERPSVLAKRSTHAASLKHSKPASSVDAEIVGGSTISSQAMLKQEVSTASSKGTTIKTGDRVKFVGNFPSAVSSIQNHPSRLQLMLQTMTG
- the LOC107630249 gene encoding uncharacterized protein LOC107630249 isoform X4, producing the protein MIVAGSDIYQETLAKALAKHFGARLLIVDSLSLPGGTPSKEVDSAKESSKPERPSVLAKRSTHAASLKHSKPASSVDAEIVGGSTISSQAMLKQEVSTASSKGTTIKTGDRVKFVGNFPSAVSSIQNHPSRYGTYLIDLH